DNA from Petroclostridium xylanilyticum:
TCGATAATATCCCGGCCTTTGCTGATGCTAATGCGGAAAAACTTTGCCAGGGCTTTGACCATGGTACTGATATCTTTAGCATCTATTTCCTGCGCCATCCAGTTGATTGATTCCAGCGTGTTGTATAAAAAGTGCGGATTTATCTGAGCCTGGAGGGCTTTTAATTCAATTTCTTTCTGGTGCTTTTGCTCGAGGTATACCTGATGAATCAACTGCTCAATTTTTTTCACCATAGAATTAAATCCTTCCCCTAACTGACTGACTTCATCTCCATAGTGAAAATCTACATAGATATCAAAATTTCCTTCGGAGACCTGCTTCATTTGCTCCAGCAGCTTTCCTACAGGCCTGGAAATAGTAGATGCCAGTAAAATTGATAAGAAAAGAGTTATCACAATAGAAACCATCACCACCACCAGGGTAAGCGTCCCAATAACCTTGTTTTCTCTTAGTAATGCATTCATTGAGACAACACTGACCAGTATCCAGTCCAGCTTGGGAATTTTATAATAAGTTACCAGTTTCTTCCTATGATTCATTTGATAAGTAAATACCCCTTTGTCTCCCTTTAATAACCCTTTACTAATTAAGCCATCATCTACTTTTGTCAAAAGAAGTCCTTTATCCCTGTGGGATACAATCAAACCTTCTTTATTCACGATAAATACTTCTCTATTGTTGTCATTGGATTCACCACCATAAAATTGGTAGAGAGATTGCTCCTTGATATTAATTAAAAGGACACCCAGCCGCTTCTTGATTCTATATATATCATTAATGGTACAGGAAAGAGAAAAAACGTAAGGGTCTATATTCGAAAACAAGGTATTTTTATATGTATCTACCCACAAGGTTCTTCCATCCATTTCAATGGTTTTCTTATACCACTGCTGTTTTGAGAAGTTTCCTTCTCCAACGGCAACCGGGGGGCCTGCATAATACTGCCGCCCATTTTGTTCTTTCAAAATACATATAAAGCTGATATGCTCTTTGGAGTTGGTAAGATTAAACAGTGTTTTATATACCTGGTCGAGAAGCAAGGTGCCCTCCTTATCACTCTCATTCTCTTTTTTAAGCAATTTTTGGACAGAATCATCCGATACGAGAAATACTGAAAGGTCCTCGATATCTTTCATAAACAACTCTATGCTTCTTGCTGCCTGCTCCAGTGTGATAATGGTAGAATGGCTCACTTTATCAGTAAGAATGTGGGTGGCAATATTATATGAAAAAGCTCCAACAACAATTACCGGAATAAATATTTGCAGAGCAGAAAATAAAATGAGCTTTACTTTTAAAGGCATACCTATAAAAAACTTATATATCCTCTTTCCGTTCATCTGTACCCCCCTTTCCCTGCCCTATCTATGATTATACCATACATATTATTTTTATTAAACAAATAGCTATCCCATCCTTATGTAGGCTGAGATAGCTGTATTGTACCCTTAAAATCTGGTTTAACTTATCTAACCTCTACTTGAGTAGAAAAAGTTTTACATTTACTTATATCTGTTACTTCCCCAATGAT
Protein-coding regions in this window:
- a CDS encoding sensor histidine kinase is translated as MNGKRIYKFFIGMPLKVKLILFSALQIFIPVIVVGAFSYNIATHILTDKVSHSTIITLEQAARSIELFMKDIEDLSVFLVSDDSVQKLLKKENESDKEGTLLLDQVYKTLFNLTNSKEHISFICILKEQNGRQYYAGPPVAVGEGNFSKQQWYKKTIEMDGRTLWVDTYKNTLFSNIDPYVFSLSCTINDIYRIKKRLGVLLINIKEQSLYQFYGGESNDNNREVFIVNKEGLIVSHRDKGLLLTKVDDGLISKGLLKGDKGVFTYQMNHRKKLVTYYKIPKLDWILVSVVSMNALLRENKVIGTLTLVVVMVSIVITLFLSILLASTISRPVGKLLEQMKQVSEGNFDIYVDFHYGDEVSQLGEGFNSMVKKIEQLIHQVYLEQKHQKEIELKALQAQINPHFLYNTLESINWMAQEIDAKDISTMVKALAKFFRISISKGRDIIDIKDEIEHVKNYLIIQKIRYQDVLQTEIMVSGDILNYKIPKLTLQPLVENSIYHGIKNKKGKGTILITGRKDKNDIVFEIIDNGIGMDEKEIERLNHSLRNYQGEVRIGYGIRNVHERIVLRFGKEYGLTYFKNIEGGITVEIRLPACTDLGE